From Hartmannibacter diazotrophicus, a single genomic window includes:
- a CDS encoding extracellular solute-binding protein — MSDRISNRSASRRSVLKGGVAAGAALAMPAIISSKALASSGEINILMWSDYLPDTFIKTFQDGTGIKLNYTGVGSNEEIINKLKATKGRGFDICSPTNNRSLQWQPLELLQPFDMSKVEIDKVNPAMAKIGSTDWAFTDGAIYWVPHIWGTEGIAWRTDKFKPAGELPSYGDVWKDENAGKTMGRGHSMMLGAGLYMETIGELEPGSVWKAYKSIEDMTPIWTKITDWCIARKKNIKVLWNDADTQKNGLLNEGVIVGQTWDGPPLALKNSGEPVMYAAPVEGAMAWVDGMAIPSGAENIDQIYEFLKYAYNPEYAGEAIDHHGYNSPVNGADKFAGASYAKNFAEAYPGAALENLNPWPAEPQWYADARTEFVNKFTSA; from the coding sequence ATGAGTGACAGGATTTCGAACAGGTCGGCCTCGCGGCGCTCTGTTCTCAAGGGCGGCGTCGCGGCCGGCGCGGCGCTGGCGATGCCGGCGATCATCAGCTCGAAGGCCCTCGCCTCCTCCGGCGAGATCAACATCCTGATGTGGTCCGACTACCTGCCCGACACCTTCATCAAGACGTTCCAGGACGGCACGGGCATCAAGCTCAACTACACCGGCGTCGGCTCCAACGAGGAGATCATCAACAAGCTGAAGGCCACCAAGGGCCGCGGCTTCGACATCTGCTCGCCGACCAACAACCGCTCGCTGCAGTGGCAGCCGCTGGAACTGCTGCAGCCCTTCGACATGTCCAAGGTCGAGATCGACAAGGTCAACCCGGCGATGGCCAAGATCGGCTCCACCGACTGGGCCTTCACCGACGGCGCGATCTACTGGGTTCCGCACATCTGGGGCACCGAGGGCATCGCCTGGCGCACCGACAAGTTCAAGCCAGCCGGCGAGTTGCCGAGCTACGGCGACGTCTGGAAGGACGAGAACGCCGGCAAGACCATGGGTCGCGGCCACTCCATGATGCTTGGCGCCGGCCTCTACATGGAGACCATCGGCGAGCTTGAGCCCGGCTCCGTCTGGAAGGCCTACAAGTCGATCGAGGACATGACCCCGATCTGGACCAAGATCACCGACTGGTGCATCGCCCGCAAGAAGAACATCAAGGTTCTTTGGAACGACGCCGACACCCAGAAGAACGGCCTCCTCAACGAGGGCGTGATCGTCGGCCAGACCTGGGACGGACCGCCGCTGGCGCTGAAGAACTCCGGCGAGCCGGTGATGTATGCCGCTCCGGTTGAGGGCGCGATGGCCTGGGTCGACGGCATGGCGATCCCGTCCGGCGCCGAGAACATCGACCAGATCTACGAGTTCCTGAAATACGCCTACAACCCGGAATACGCCGGCGAAGCCATCGACCATCACGGCTACAATTCGCCGGTCAATGGCGCCGACAAGTTCGCCGGCGCCTCCTACGCGAAGAATTTCGCCGAGGCCTATCCGGGCGCCGCGCTGGAAAACCTCAACCCCTGGCCGGCCGAACCGCAGTGGTACGCCGATGCCCGCACGGAATTCGTGAACAAGTTCACGAGCGCCTGA
- a CDS encoding LysR family transcriptional regulator: MDRIDDMRLFIRVVETRSFRGAARDLGLPASTVTDAVKRMEARLGVRLLERTTRVVAPTLDGEAWYRRSLRIVSEMEDAEAAFRSGPPKGRLHVNAHGTLARHFLIPRLPDFLERYPEIDLLFSEGDRIVDLVREGVDCVVRAGIPADSDLIARRLGTLAEITVASPDYLARHGVPKHPDDLDGHRMVGFLSSRTGAPLPLEFDLGERVIERRLPVSVMFTAAESMVAAARLGLGLIQVPRYRLDADLKAGTLVEVLASTPPTPTPVSALYPRDRQLSPRVRVFLDWLREIDFAAAG, encoded by the coding sequence ATGGATCGTATCGACGACATGCGCCTCTTCATCCGGGTGGTGGAGACGCGGAGCTTTCGCGGGGCGGCACGGGATTTGGGATTGCCGGCCTCCACGGTGACCGATGCGGTGAAGCGGATGGAGGCGCGGCTTGGCGTGCGGCTGCTGGAGCGGACGACACGCGTCGTCGCGCCAACGCTGGACGGCGAGGCCTGGTACCGGCGCAGCCTTCGGATCGTCTCGGAGATGGAGGATGCGGAGGCGGCCTTCCGGTCGGGGCCGCCAAAGGGCCGGCTTCACGTCAATGCCCACGGAACGCTGGCGCGACATTTCCTGATCCCGCGCCTGCCGGATTTTCTCGAACGCTATCCGGAGATCGACCTGCTTTTTTCGGAGGGGGACCGCATCGTCGATCTCGTCCGCGAGGGCGTCGATTGCGTGGTGAGGGCGGGCATTCCGGCCGATAGCGACCTGATCGCACGCCGGCTCGGCACGCTTGCCGAGATCACCGTGGCCTCGCCGGACTATCTCGCCCGACACGGCGTTCCGAAGCATCCCGACGACCTCGATGGCCACAGGATGGTCGGCTTCCTGTCGTCGCGGACGGGCGCGCCGCTGCCGCTGGAGTTCGACTTAGGCGAGCGGGTGATTGAGCGCCGCCTGCCGGTGTCGGTGATGTTCACGGCGGCAGAATCCATGGTCGCGGCCGCCCGGCTCGGCCTCGGCCTGATCCAGGTGCCGCGCTACCGTCTCGATGCGGATTTGAAGGCCGGGACGCTTGTCGAGGTGCTGGCGTCGACACCGCCGACGCCGACGCCCGTTTCGGCGCTCTATCCGCGCGACCGGCAGCTGTCGCCGCGGGTGCGGGTCTTTCTCGACTGGCTGCGCGAGATCGATTTCGCGGCGGCCGGTTAG
- a CDS encoding flavin reductase, whose protein sequence is MTQPALALPTSFVEDADILRAPDDKAYREAMARVASAVHVITTDGPAGRAGMTATAVSSVTDTPPTLLVCVKRTTAAYPALVANGQFCVNTLAADMEAVAAAFGGKTAMDERFAAGDWYDLATGSPALVGALSSFACRVTARHSVGTHDVFYGEVVAIGLGQPSGGLSYFARGYRTLAP, encoded by the coding sequence ATGACCCAGCCAGCCCTCGCCCTCCCCACCTCCTTCGTGGAAGACGCCGACATCCTTCGCGCGCCGGACGACAAGGCCTACCGCGAGGCCATGGCGCGCGTTGCCTCCGCCGTGCATGTCATCACCACCGACGGACCGGCCGGCCGCGCGGGCATGACCGCAACGGCGGTGTCGAGCGTCACCGATACACCGCCGACACTCCTTGTCTGCGTCAAGCGGACAACGGCCGCCTATCCGGCGCTCGTCGCCAACGGGCAATTCTGCGTCAACACGCTGGCGGCCGACATGGAGGCGGTGGCGGCGGCCTTCGGCGGCAAGACGGCTATGGACGAACGCTTTGCCGCCGGGGACTGGTACGATCTTGCCACCGGTTCCCCCGCGCTCGTCGGCGCCCTCAGTTCCTTCGCCTGCCGCGTGACGGCCCGTCACAGCGTCGGCACTCACGATGTCTTCTATGGCGAGGTCGTCGCCATCGGCCTTGGGCAGCCATCCGGCGGATTGAGCTATTTCGCGCGCGGATATCGCACGCTCGCTCCTTGA
- a CDS encoding sulfite exporter TauE/SafE family protein, translating to MALAVAAFVTVLAAAFRGITGYGYALIAALGLAAFLAPTELVPLILVNDLAITVLILLDRKHGAVDWSVAGWLLAAGFAGAIVGGTLSGFLDEATARMLIAAVVLVAALVALVREPPAFLASRGFGVAIGFVVGVALGAFGVGGPLIAAWILAGGTKRQAVRGTLAVFFGAVDLFGIATHAALGHIGSELFTLLLFCLPLTLAGYGIGYVVHKRLSPAAWHRISTGGLVAIALVGAIQTAQLLIT from the coding sequence ATGGCCCTTGCGGTCGCGGCCTTCGTCACGGTTCTCGCCGCCGCATTTCGCGGCATCACCGGCTATGGTTATGCCCTGATCGCCGCGCTCGGCCTTGCCGCCTTTCTGGCGCCGACCGAACTGGTGCCGCTCATCCTCGTCAACGATCTTGCGATCACCGTGCTCATCCTGCTCGATCGCAAGCATGGCGCCGTCGACTGGTCCGTCGCCGGATGGTTGCTCGCGGCCGGATTTGCCGGCGCGATCGTCGGAGGCACCCTTTCGGGTTTCCTGGACGAGGCGACGGCCCGCATGCTCATTGCCGCTGTCGTTCTCGTTGCCGCGCTGGTCGCCCTCGTGCGCGAGCCGCCGGCCTTTCTGGCAAGCCGCGGCTTCGGCGTCGCGATCGGTTTCGTGGTCGGCGTGGCGCTCGGCGCCTTCGGTGTCGGTGGCCCGCTGATCGCCGCCTGGATCCTTGCCGGCGGCACGAAACGGCAGGCGGTGCGCGGCACGCTCGCCGTCTTCTTCGGCGCGGTCGACCTGTTCGGGATCGCGACCCATGCCGCGCTCGGTCACATCGGCTCCGAGCTCTTCACGCTGCTGCTCTTCTGCCTGCCGCTGACGCTGGCCGGATACGGCATCGGCTATGTCGTGCACAAGCGGCTCTCCCCCGCCGCCTGGCACCGGATTTCCACCGGCGGACTGGTCGCCATCGCTCTTGTCGGTGCGATCCAGACCGCGCAACTCCTCATCACCTGA
- a CDS encoding SDR family NAD(P)-dependent oxidoreductase → MSKIALITGASAGFGTAIARRFAKEGWTLILTGRRQDRLDALVEEFGGREKAFPLCFDIRDEAATRAALESLPPAFSTIDALINNAGLALGTGPIQECDLDQWKTMIDTNVTGLVTITRLLIDGIIAQGGLIVNLSSIAAHWPNRGGNTYAGTKAFVRQFSLGLRSDLHGTGVRVTSIEPGLSESEFTIVRTGGSQEAYDKLYGGADALQPEDIAETIHWVASLPAHVNINSIEIMPVSQSWAPYQVHRKPAAS, encoded by the coding sequence ATGTCCAAAATCGCCCTGATCACCGGAGCGTCCGCCGGCTTCGGCACCGCCATCGCCCGCCGTTTTGCCAAGGAAGGCTGGACGCTGATCTTGACCGGCCGGCGGCAGGACCGTCTCGACGCCCTCGTCGAAGAGTTCGGCGGCCGGGAAAAAGCCTTTCCGCTCTGCTTCGACATTCGCGACGAAGCAGCGACCCGCGCGGCCCTTGAGAGCCTGCCGCCGGCATTTAGCACAATCGATGCGCTGATCAACAATGCCGGTCTAGCGCTCGGCACCGGGCCGATCCAGGAGTGCGACCTCGATCAGTGGAAGACGATGATCGACACCAACGTGACCGGGCTCGTCACCATCACGCGTCTGCTCATCGACGGGATCATCGCGCAGGGCGGCCTGATCGTGAACCTTTCGTCGATTGCCGCCCATTGGCCCAACCGGGGCGGCAATACCTATGCCGGCACCAAGGCCTTCGTGCGCCAGTTCTCGCTTGGCCTGCGGTCCGATCTTCACGGAACGGGTGTGCGCGTCACGTCGATTGAGCCCGGCCTGTCGGAGAGCGAATTCACCATCGTGCGGACCGGCGGCAGCCAGGAAGCCTATGACAAGCTCTATGGCGGTGCCGACGCCTTGCAGCCGGAGGACATCGCCGAGACAATCCATTGGGTCGCCTCGCTCCCGGCCCACGTGAACATCAACAGCATCGAGATCATGCCGGTGAGCCAGTCCTGGGCGCCGTATCAGGTCCACCGCAAGCCCGCCGCGTCCTGA
- a CDS encoding SDR family oxidoreductase: MSNPDQKIAIVTGGSRGIGAAISRRLATDGFAVVVNYAGNEKAALEVVADIEAAGGRALAAKADVSNPAEVAALFDRTEEALGIPSVLVNSAGIMQLAPVAESSDALFDSIVDINLKGTFNTLREAARRMQDGGRIVNLSTSVVGTKLPGYGVYTATKAAVEALTAILSKELRGRNITVNAIAPGPVATELFLNGKSPELIDQLARMAPLERLGEPEDIASAVAFLAGPDGGWINGQTLRANGGLV, encoded by the coding sequence ATGAGCAACCCGGACCAGAAAATCGCAATCGTGACCGGCGGGTCGCGCGGCATAGGCGCCGCGATATCCAGGCGGCTCGCGACCGATGGCTTTGCAGTGGTCGTCAACTATGCCGGCAACGAAAAGGCAGCCCTCGAGGTCGTCGCTGATATCGAGGCAGCCGGCGGACGGGCGCTTGCGGCAAAGGCCGACGTCAGCAACCCGGCGGAGGTCGCCGCCCTCTTCGACCGCACGGAGGAGGCCCTTGGCATCCCTTCGGTGCTAGTCAACTCGGCCGGCATCATGCAGCTTGCCCCGGTAGCGGAAAGTTCAGATGCGCTCTTCGATAGTATCGTCGACATCAACCTCAAGGGCACCTTCAACACCCTGCGCGAGGCGGCCCGGCGCATGCAGGACGGTGGCAGGATCGTCAATCTCTCAACGTCGGTCGTGGGCACAAAGCTGCCCGGCTATGGCGTCTACACGGCGACGAAGGCGGCCGTCGAAGCCCTGACCGCGATCCTCTCCAAGGAACTGCGCGGCCGCAACATCACGGTCAACGCCATCGCCCCCGGCCCGGTCGCAACGGAGCTGTTCCTGAACGGCAAGAGCCCGGAACTGATCGATCAACTCGCCAGGATGGCGCCGCTGGAACGGCTCGGCGAACCGGAGGACATTGCCAGCGCGGTCGCCTTCCTCGCCGGCCCGGACGGCGGCTGGATCAACGGCCAGACCCTGCGCGCCAACGGCGGCCTGGTCTGA
- a CDS encoding aminotransferase class III-fold pyridoxal phosphate-dependent enzyme, with translation MNAPLNMDHHWLPFTNNRLFHEEPQMFERAEGRRYWTPEGQEILDGASGLFCCAAGHGRTEIAEAVYEQLKTLDYTPHFQRAAPISFKFAEKLAKILPEGLDRVFFGGSGSEAVDTAMKLCLAYHRAAGEGQRTRFVSRNWAYHGVNLGGTSLAGMVNNRRDFSGVTCDVVHMRHTWTEEQRYTRGQPETGADIADDLEELCRTYGGETIAAVFVEPIAGSVGTIVPPKGYLQKLRATCDKYGILLVFDEVITGFGRTGSAFASQEFGVTPDVMTMAKALTNGCVPMSAVATTSAIQDVVYKAANGDRPEFFHGYTYSAHPVACAAGIATLDIYERDGLFARAKAMSDTFLDAVFSLRNLPNVSDLRGYGMMSGIQLTPGAAPGAKGSWAQRELFKAGLHLKATGDALIFAPALTVTEEEIAAMTDILRSVLGRSV, from the coding sequence ATGAACGCCCCGCTGAACATGGACCATCACTGGCTCCCCTTCACCAACAACCGCCTCTTCCACGAAGAACCGCAGATGTTCGAGCGGGCCGAGGGCCGCCGCTACTGGACGCCGGAAGGCCAGGAGATCCTCGACGGCGCGTCGGGCCTTTTCTGCTGCGCCGCCGGCCATGGCCGGACCGAGATCGCCGAAGCCGTCTATGAGCAGTTGAAGACGCTCGACTACACGCCGCATTTCCAGCGCGCCGCTCCGATCTCCTTCAAGTTCGCCGAAAAGCTCGCCAAGATCCTGCCGGAAGGCCTCGACCGCGTGTTCTTCGGTGGCTCCGGCTCGGAAGCCGTGGATACGGCCATGAAGCTCTGCCTCGCCTACCACCGAGCGGCGGGCGAAGGCCAGCGCACGCGCTTCGTCTCGCGCAACTGGGCCTATCATGGCGTCAACCTCGGCGGCACGTCACTCGCCGGCATGGTCAACAACAGGCGCGACTTCTCGGGCGTCACCTGCGACGTCGTCCACATGCGCCACACCTGGACGGAAGAGCAGCGCTACACCCGCGGTCAACCGGAGACCGGCGCGGACATTGCCGACGATCTTGAGGAGCTTTGCAGGACGTACGGTGGCGAGACCATCGCGGCGGTCTTCGTGGAGCCGATCGCCGGCTCCGTCGGCACCATCGTCCCGCCGAAGGGCTATCTCCAGAAGCTGCGCGCCACCTGCGACAAATACGGCATCCTGCTCGTCTTCGACGAGGTCATCACCGGATTCGGGCGCACCGGATCGGCCTTCGCCTCCCAGGAATTTGGCGTCACGCCCGACGTCATGACCATGGCCAAGGCGCTCACCAACGGCTGCGTGCCGATGAGCGCGGTGGCGACGACCTCGGCCATCCAGGACGTCGTCTACAAGGCGGCCAATGGCGACCGGCCGGAATTCTTCCACGGCTACACCTATTCCGCCCACCCGGTCGCCTGCGCCGCCGGCATCGCCACCCTCGACATCTACGAGCGTGACGGCCTCTTCGCCCGCGCCAAGGCGATGTCCGACACCTTCCTCGACGCGGTCTTCTCGCTGCGCAACCTGCCTAACGTCTCCGACCTTCGCGGCTACGGCATGATGTCCGGCATCCAGCTGACGCCCGGCGCGGCTCCCGGCGCCAAGGGAAGCTGGGCCCAGCGCGAGCTTTTCAAGGCCGGCCTGCATCTAAAGGCCACCGGCGACGCGCTGATCTTCGCGCCGGCTCTCACGGTGACCGAAGAAGAGATCGCGGCGATGACCGATATCCTGCGGTCGGTGCTCGGCCGCAGCGTCTGA
- a CDS encoding PLP-dependent aminotransferase family protein → MPVLNSHLKAPMTTERTLQQQVHERLVKAILQGALKPHEPLPSSRELSEQFGVSRNTVVLVYQRLVDDGYLTPVPRRGHFINEQYIKQQLSLRGDTRTASLFEPEQNAGIWEKRFAIRPTAWQNITKPANWRDYPYPFIYGQVIPDKISAARWRDCSRFAGTSRHVAAWVTDQVDSDDPILVEQILTQILPGRGIKASPEEVIVTVGAQNAIYLVACLLTQASTVVGIESPGYVDAFNIFRSTGASLKPLRIDASGLVLGQQLDGCDLIYVTPSHQAPTSVTLGLDRRLKLIEQARADDFLILEDDYEHELNYLGAPHAALKSYDNADRVIHVGSLTKTLFPGLRLGFIVAPRAVISELRALRRLMYRHPSALDQRAMAIFIAEGHLDGHIRRARTQLAAKWSLMLNEISRRMPEIYCRETSGGSSLWLTLPKGVESWTVQKEAARRGVLIEPGDVHFLGDLPERRSIRAGFAAIDKDKIATGIGLLAEAIAASRQ, encoded by the coding sequence ATGCCCGTTCTCAATTCCCATCTCAAGGCGCCGATGACCACCGAGCGCACGCTGCAGCAGCAGGTGCACGAGCGTCTCGTCAAGGCGATCCTGCAGGGGGCGCTGAAGCCGCACGAGCCGCTGCCGTCGTCGCGCGAGTTGTCCGAACAGTTCGGCGTCTCGCGCAATACGGTCGTCCTCGTCTATCAGCGGCTCGTCGACGACGGGTATCTCACCCCGGTGCCGCGCCGGGGGCATTTCATCAACGAGCAGTATATCAAGCAGCAGCTCAGCCTTCGCGGCGACACCCGCACCGCCTCCCTGTTCGAGCCGGAGCAGAATGCCGGGATCTGGGAGAAGCGCTTCGCCATCCGCCCGACGGCCTGGCAGAACATCACCAAGCCGGCCAACTGGCGCGACTATCCCTATCCCTTCATCTACGGGCAGGTCATCCCGGACAAGATTTCGGCGGCGCGCTGGCGTGACTGCAGCCGGTTTGCCGGCACTAGCCGTCATGTCGCCGCTTGGGTGACCGATCAGGTCGACAGCGACGATCCGATACTGGTGGAGCAAATCCTGACCCAAATCCTGCCCGGCCGCGGCATCAAGGCGAGCCCGGAGGAGGTGATCGTCACCGTCGGGGCGCAGAACGCGATCTATCTGGTGGCGTGCCTGCTGACGCAGGCCTCGACGGTCGTCGGCATCGAAAGTCCCGGTTATGTCGATGCCTTCAACATTTTCCGCAGCACCGGCGCGAGCCTGAAGCCGCTCAGGATCGATGCCAGCGGTCTCGTTCTCGGCCAGCAACTGGACGGCTGCGACCTCATCTATGTCACGCCCTCGCATCAGGCGCCGACCAGCGTCACGCTCGGGCTCGACCGCCGCCTCAAGCTGATCGAGCAGGCGCGGGCGGACGATTTCCTCATTCTCGAGGACGACTACGAGCACGAACTCAACTATCTCGGCGCCCCGCATGCAGCGCTGAAGAGCTACGACAACGCCGACCGGGTGATCCATGTCGGCAGCCTCACGAAGACATTGTTTCCGGGTCTCAGGCTCGGCTTCATCGTGGCGCCGCGCGCGGTCATCTCCGAGCTTCGCGCGCTTCGCCGCCTGATGTATCGCCACCCTTCCGCGCTCGACCAGCGGGCGATGGCGATCTTCATCGCGGAGGGGCATCTGGACGGTCACATCCGGCGGGCACGCACGCAACTGGCCGCGAAATGGTCGCTGATGCTGAACGAGATCTCGCGCCGGATGCCGGAGATCTATTGTCGCGAGACGTCGGGCGGCTCGTCGCTGTGGCTGACGCTGCCGAAGGGCGTCGAGAGCTGGACGGTGCAGAAGGAGGCTGCCCGGCGCGGCGTGCTGATCGAGCCAGGCGACGTGCATTTTCTTGGCGATCTGCCGGAGCGGCGATCGATCCGGGCCGGCTTTGCGGCCATCGACAAGGACAAGATCGCGACGGGGATCGGGCTGCTGGCCGAGGCCATTGCGGCGAGCCGGCAATAG
- a CDS encoding aromatic ring-hydroxylating oxygenase subunit alpha, with translation MNIRTNPIEELSENVSTPFEQAHAMPKSVYTTEAFLKAELETIFSREWICAGRADSLKKPGDYRTMEIAGEPIIILRDGDGQLRAMSNVCRHRMSTIMEGCGNAKALVCPYHAWTYGLDGRLRGAPAMNQNTDFRREDHRLPPVRCEEWQGWIMVSLDPDAKPTSEQFGQVAELLGNLDMTDYRETFREEHRWDTNWKVLGENFMESYHLPACHSGTIGHSSKLEEMHCPPGFETFNYHWILKDDSIPLALAHPKNTKLTGDERRRTWLLSIYPALFITLTPGYFWYLSLHPDGPGGVKIIYGGGMSTDYLGDPEAAEHLAKVKALLDDVNVEDRGCTERVYRGLCSRMSEPGQLSHLERPNFEFAQYVMSKVVSAGA, from the coding sequence ATGAACATTCGCACGAACCCGATCGAAGAGCTTTCCGAAAACGTCTCCACGCCCTTCGAGCAGGCCCACGCCATGCCGAAGAGCGTCTACACGACCGAAGCCTTCCTCAAGGCGGAACTCGAAACGATCTTCTCCCGCGAATGGATTTGCGCCGGACGCGCCGACAGCCTGAAAAAGCCCGGCGACTACAGAACGATGGAGATCGCCGGCGAGCCGATCATCATCCTGCGCGACGGCGACGGCCAGCTTCGCGCGATGTCGAATGTCTGCCGCCACCGCATGTCGACCATCATGGAAGGCTGCGGCAACGCCAAGGCCCTCGTTTGCCCCTATCACGCCTGGACCTATGGCCTCGACGGTCGCCTGCGCGGCGCCCCGGCCATGAACCAGAACACCGACTTCCGCCGCGAGGACCACCGCCTGCCCCCCGTCCGCTGCGAGGAGTGGCAGGGCTGGATCATGGTCAGCCTTGATCCGGACGCCAAGCCGACCAGCGAGCAGTTCGGTCAGGTCGCCGAGCTTCTCGGTAACCTCGACATGACGGACTATCGCGAGACGTTTCGCGAGGAACATCGCTGGGACACCAACTGGAAGGTGCTCGGCGAGAATTTCATGGAGAGCTACCACCTGCCGGCCTGCCACTCCGGCACCATCGGTCATTCCTCCAAGCTGGAAGAGATGCACTGCCCGCCGGGCTTCGAGACCTTCAACTACCACTGGATCCTGAAGGACGACTCGATCCCGCTGGCCCTCGCCCACCCGAAGAACACGAAGCTCACAGGCGACGAGCGCCGCCGCACCTGGCTGCTGTCCATCTACCCGGCCCTCTTCATCACCCTGACGCCCGGCTACTTCTGGTATCTCTCGCTCCATCCCGATGGACCGGGGGGCGTGAAGATCATCTATGGCGGCGGCATGTCGACCGACTACCTCGGCGACCCGGAGGCGGCCGAGCATCTCGCCAAGGTCAAGGCGCTGCTGGATGACGTCAACGTCGAGGATCGCGGCTGCACCGAACGGGTCTATCGCGGCCTTTGCAGCCGCATGTCGGAGCCGGGCCAGTTGTCGCATCTGGAACGCCCGAACTTCGAATTCGCGCAGTATGTGATGTCGAAGGTGGTGTCGGCAGGCGCCTGA
- the nhaA gene encoding Na+/H+ antiporter NhaA: MNSASLTNRLDRAVDDTRDHILGHADAQITLVEYGSYACPHCRAANERIAELRDEFGERMRYVFRHRPLTGIDLARRAAELVERAPDPESFWNAHIKLMTRSHDLTEEDLAAVALDLGIEDEEAREDHDAVERARARVEADERSARASGVMFTPTFFINSRRYDGPWDENSLADAMVGRLGHRVQTAALDFVSWGPSAGLLLLLATIIAVVATNSPAGPAFENFWHHEFGLAFNDAYFGLSLLHWVNDGLLTFFFLVVGLEIKREFTVGHLAGKRSAALPIAGALGGMVVPVLIYLAIIPAGPWQAGWGIPMATDTAFAVALIVVMGRRVPVELRVLLTAAAIVDDIGGILVVAVFYSSDLHLMPMAGAVLATGALALLNKMRIYRVAPYMLVGLVLWAFVHASGLHATLAGVILALFIPARQPPNYRALMVQATTIISAEALQGREVLRHGPSSPALRSLDAIHDRLESPSARLLRHAVVRSSFAILPLFALANAGVEFSGSAWNGHLPMFLAIVLGLSVGKPVGLTLAAALAVRMGIAVKPAEYSWRQLVGAGALAGIGFTMSLFIAGEAFPVPADFAAAKIAIFAASILSALIGVAILWNAQKESD, translated from the coding sequence ATGAATTCTGCGTCCCTGACCAACCGCCTTGACCGCGCCGTCGACGACACCCGAGACCATATCCTTGGGCATGCCGATGCGCAGATCACGCTGGTCGAATACGGCAGCTATGCCTGCCCGCACTGCCGCGCCGCCAACGAGCGGATCGCCGAACTGCGCGACGAATTCGGCGAGCGGATGCGCTATGTCTTCCGCCATCGCCCCCTCACCGGCATCGACCTTGCCCGCCGGGCGGCCGAACTCGTCGAGCGCGCGCCCGACCCGGAAAGCTTCTGGAACGCCCACATCAAGCTGATGACGCGGTCGCACGACCTGACGGAAGAGGATCTTGCCGCGGTCGCGCTCGATCTCGGGATCGAGGACGAGGAGGCGCGCGAGGACCACGACGCCGTCGAACGGGCGCGGGCCCGCGTCGAGGCGGACGAGCGCAGCGCCCGGGCGAGCGGCGTCATGTTCACGCCCACCTTCTTCATCAACAGCCGCCGCTACGATGGCCCGTGGGATGAGAACTCGCTCGCCGACGCCATGGTCGGCCGCCTCGGCCACCGCGTGCAGACGGCGGCCCTCGATTTCGTGAGCTGGGGTCCGTCAGCCGGTCTGCTTCTCCTGCTGGCAACGATCATCGCCGTCGTCGCCACCAACTCCCCCGCAGGTCCGGCCTTCGAGAATTTCTGGCACCACGAATTCGGTCTCGCCTTCAACGACGCCTATTTCGGCCTTTCGCTGCTCCACTGGGTCAACGACGGCCTCTTGACCTTCTTCTTCCTGGTCGTCGGCCTCGAGATCAAGCGCGAGTTCACCGTCGGTCACCTCGCCGGAAAGCGCTCGGCGGCCCTGCCGATTGCGGGGGCTCTCGGCGGCATGGTCGTGCCAGTTCTCATCTATCTCGCCATCATTCCCGCCGGTCCCTGGCAGGCGGGCTGGGGCATTCCGATGGCGACCGACACCGCCTTCGCCGTGGCGCTCATCGTCGTGATGGGCCGAAGGGTGCCCGTCGAACTGCGCGTCCTTCTCACCGCCGCCGCCATCGTCGACGATATCGGCGGCATTCTCGTCGTCGCGGTCTTCTATTCCTCCGACCTGCATCTGATGCCGATGGCCGGCGCGGTTCTCGCCACCGGCGCTCTTGCGCTTCTCAACAAGATGCGGATCTACCGCGTCGCCCCCTACATGCTCGTCGGTCTCGTGCTCTGGGCCTTCGTCCATGCCTCGGGCCTGCATGCGACGCTGGCCGGCGTGATCCTGGCGCTCTTCATCCCCGCGCGGCAGCCGCCCAACTACCGCGCGCTGATGGTGCAGGCGACGACGATCATTTCGGCCGAGGCGCTGCAGGGCCGCGAGGTCCTGCGCCATGGCCCCTCCTCCCCGGCCCTGCGCTCGCTCGATGCGATCCACGACCGGTTGGAGTCGCCCTCAGCCCGCCTGCTGCGCCATGCGGTCGTCCGGTCCAGCTTCGCCATCCTGCCGCTGTTCGCGCTCGCCAACGCAGGCGTCGAGTTCTCGGGCAGCGCCTGGAATGGCCACCTACCGATGTTCCTCGCCATCGTCCTCGGCCTCAGCGTCGGAAAGCCGGTTGGGCTGACGCTTGCCGCCGCCCTCGCGGTGCGAATGGGCATCGCCGTCAAACCGGCGGAATATTCCTGGCGTCAGCTGGTGGGCGCCGGCGCGCTTGCCGGCATCGGCTTCACCATGTCGCTCTTCATCGCCGGCGAGGCCTTCCCCGTGCCGGCCGATTTCGCCGCCGCAAAGATCGCGATCTTCGCCGCCTCCATCCTTTCCGCGCTCATCGGCGTCGCGATCCTGTGGAACGCGCAAAAGGAAAGCGACTGA